The following coding sequences lie in one Xyrauchen texanus isolate HMW12.3.18 chromosome 25, RBS_HiC_50CHRs, whole genome shotgun sequence genomic window:
- the LOC127619295 gene encoding ganglioside-induced differentiation-associated protein 1-like 1, with protein sequence MASSNNINPTNCSWWPISAMDEDGKITDGEESHEPTIDHKPYSKDRLVLYHWTQSFSSQKVRLVINEKGLLCEERDVSMPLTEHKEPWFMRLNLGEEVPVFIHGDTIVSDYNQIIDYIETNFVRDTVAQLIPDEGTPMHARVKQYQELLDGLPMDAYTHGCILHPELTIDSMIPKYATAEIRRHLANAASELMKLDHEEPHLTEPYLSKQKKLMAKILDHDNVNYLMKILGELAMVLDQVEAELEKRKLEYQGQKCELWLCGPNFTLADICLGATLHRLKFLGLSKKFWEDGSRPNIQSFFENVQKRYAFRKVLGDIHTTLLSAVLPNAFRMVKKKPASFFGASFLMGSLGGMGYFAYWFLKKKYM encoded by the exons ATGGCGTCTTCCAATAATATTAATCCCACCAACTGTAGCTGGTGGCCCATATCAGCCATGGACGAAGATGGCAAAATCACAGACGGAGAGGAAAGCCACGAACCCACGATAGACCACAAGCCATATTCCAAAGACAGGCTCGTTCTGTACCACTGGACTCAGTCCTTCAGCTctcaaaag GTACGTCTGGTAATCAATGAGAAAGGGCTGCTGTGTGAGGAACGCGATGTCAGTATGCCTCTCACTGAGCACAAGGAGCCATGGTTCATGAGGCTCAACCTAGGAGAGGAAGTGCCGGTTTTCATCCACGGAGACACTATCGTCAGCGACTACAACCAAATCATTGATTACATAGAGACCAACTTTGTCAGAG ACACAGTAGCCCAGCTGATTCCTGATGAAGGCACTCCCATGCATGCAAGGGTAAAGCAGTACCAGGAATTGCTGGATGGGTTGCCCATGGATGCTTACACACATGGATGCATCCTCCATCCTGAACTAACGATAGACTCCATGATCCCAAAGTATGCCACTGCAGAAATACGTA GACATTTGGCCAATGCGGCTTCTGAACTGATGAAACTGGATCATGAGGAGCCCCATCTGACAGAACCATACCTCTCCAAGCAAAAAAAGCTGATG GCAAAGATCCTGGACCATGACAATGTGAACTACCTGATGAAAATCCTCGGTGAGCTGGCCATGGTACTAGACCAAGTTGAGGCAGAGCTGGAAAAAAGAAAACTGGAATATCAAG GTCAAAAGTGTGAATTATGGCTTTGTGGACCTAATTTTACACTAGCTGATATATGTCTCGGAGCCACATTGCACAGGCTAAAGTTTTTGGGACTCTCAAAGAAATTCTGGGAGGACGGGAGCCGGCCAAACATCCAGTCCTTTTTTGAGAATGTGCAAAAGCGCTATGCTTTCCGTAAGGTGTTGGGGGACATCCACACGACCCTCCTATCTGCAGTTCTACCTAATGCATTCCGAATGGTAAAAAAGAAGCCAGCGTCCTTCTTTGGGGCATCCTTCTTAATGGGGTCTCTCGGGGGAATGGGCTATTTTGCCTATtggtttttaaaaaagaaatacatgtaG